The Pontibacter korlensis sequence AGCATCATGAAGAGACGAATGATGCTCAGGTAGAAGCCCACATCAATCCTGTCTCGGCCAGAGTAGGTGGTTATATCCAAAGGGTTTACTTTGAAGAGCATCAACAGGTGATGCAGGGTGACATCCTGATTGAGTTGGACGACAGGGAATACCGTGCGCAACTGCAGTCGGCCGAGGCCGCCGTGGAAGATGCACATGCTCAACTGGATGTACTTACTGCCAGTATCCGCGCGGCAGAACTTGGTACCCGGGTAAACCAGGACCAAATAAAAGGTGCAGAGGCCAGGTACTGGCAACAGCAGCAGGATATCAAGCGTTACCGCAATCTGCTGCAAGAGGAAGCAGTAACAGGGGCTGAATTTGAGCAGGTAAAAGCCCGGTATGAAGTGGCTGCAAGTGATTACAGTGCCGCAAAAAATAATCTGGCAGCCAATTTAGCTAAGATTCAGGAACTCAAAGCACGATTTGCCTTACTTAAAGCTGATGTAAAAAAGAAGGATGCCGCCCTGGAACTGGCTAAGCTAAATCTATCCTATACTGTTATCCGGGCCCCCTATTCCGGTCGGCTGGGCCGAAAGAACATTCTGCAGGGGCAGCAAATCCAGCCCGGTCAACCACTGGTTAGTATCATCAACGAGAAAGAGAAATGGGTTACGGCTAACTTTATGGAAACGCAGGTGGATGAAATGTATATTGGCCAACCGGTAGAGATTCGCGTGGATGCGATTGAGGACAGAGTATTTCAAGGCAGAATTGTGGCCATTGCGGGGTCAACCGGCTCCAAGTTCTCCTTATTGCCTCCAGACAATTCTACCGGAAACTTTGTCAAAATTGTGCAGCGAGTTCCTGTAAAGATAGAATTTGCAGATCCAGAAATGTCCGCAGTGGTTCCCGGTATGAACGTTACCGTTGCTGTGAAGAAAAGACAAGGATGAAAAAGCCAGAGTACTTCAAACCATGGATCACAGGATGGGAGTGGGGTGTACGGCTAGCACTTTTTCTCATCCTGCTATCTGCCTTAATGCAGTTCGGCACGTTTGCCCTTACGCAAAATTACATGATCGGCTACCTAGGCGCGCAACCAGAAGATATCTCCTATGCATTGTTGCTAACCAATGCCGGTATCATTTCCATTCTGCCGGTTCAGTTTCGCTTCTTGCGCTACTTTGAAACGCGCAGTTATCTATTGACCAACGTAATGCTGGCCATTGGCCTGAACTTACTATGTTTATTTTGTGAGGACATCTATTTCTTTTTCATCCTGCGGTTTTTGCAAGGCATTCTGGTTGCCAATACAGCCGCATGTATTCTGATCGTGATTTTTTCGCGTATATCGAAAGAAAGATCATTAGCGGTCGGTTCAGCTGTTTTTTATGGATCGATATTGAGTAATACCGTGATAATTGGCATGGTGGCGGCGTTCGTGGTAACCACGTGGGATTGGAAAGTTACCTATTATTTTCTGATCCTTTTTCAGTTATTTATCCTGATTATTATACTGCTGATATTCAAACCGGTAAATAGAATTAAGAGGTACCCATTATACCAGATTGATTGGGCGGGCTTTATCATTTTTAGCTTTGCGGCATCGGCATTCGGCTACCTGATGATTTATGGATCGAAATATTACTGGTTCTTAGACCAACGTATACAAATAGCTGGTTTTATTTCCATTACTGGTACTGCTCTTTTTCTGTACCGGCAACTTACTGTCAAAAGGCCATTGATCCAACTTGCAGTTTTCAGGTCTACTAACGTGGTGATCGGGCTTTGTTTACTCGCCATCTATTATGGGGGCAAAGACACGATCAACCTTATTTACAATTATGCTGGCAACACCTTAAAATGGAGTACGGTTCAGGTGATGACATTGAGTTGCTTTAACGTGGCAGGAGTTGTAATGTTCATGATAATCTCTACCCAAATCATGGTCCGAAACAGAAATTCTATAAGACCACTCCTGTGTGCCGGATTTTCCCTCATGGTCTTCTACAACCTTTGGATGTATTTTATGATGACTCCTGACCTGGCTTTTACAGATCTTATTCTTCCTGTATTTCTGCAGGGAGCAGCATCTGGATTATTGTTTTTACCCATTGTCATTTTTGTGCTATCCTCAGCACCACCTAATACTGGTACATCTGGTTTGGTAGTAGCCGCTTACGCCCGGTTTATAGCTGCCTTGAACTCTTTTGCGGGATTTTATAACCTTCAGTTATATTTTAATCAGTAT is a genomic window containing:
- a CDS encoding MFS transporter, translating into MKKPEYFKPWITGWEWGVRLALFLILLSALMQFGTFALTQNYMIGYLGAQPEDISYALLLTNAGIISILPVQFRFLRYFETRSYLLTNVMLAIGLNLLCLFCEDIYFFFILRFLQGILVANTAACILIVIFSRISKERSLAVGSAVFYGSILSNTVIIGMVAAFVVTTWDWKVTYYFLILFQLFILIIILLIFKPVNRIKRYPLYQIDWAGFIIFSFAASAFGYLMIYGSKYYWFLDQRIQIAGFISITGTALFLYRQLTVKRPLIQLAVFRSTNVVIGLCLLAIYYGGKDTINLIYNYAGNTLKWSTVQVMTLSCFNVAGVVMFMIISTQIMVRNRNSIRPLLCAGFSLMVFYNLWMYFMMTPDLAFTDLILPVFLQGAASGLLFLPIVIFVLSSAPPNTGTSGLVVAAYARFIAALNSFAGFYNLQLYFNQYFKEGFMGYLTGETQQTVTRIATYRQLYAAKGFTAEQASALAIKAISQNMAQQTQMLTNRAVFMALAIFLAIVALLVLTAPSISKTYFHWNKWMFMPPRK
- a CDS encoding HlyD family secretion protein, whose amino-acid sequence is MKKEHHKTHPGNIVITVFAVMLALTGAGYFINYWQYSKHHEETNDAQVEAHINPVSARVGGYIQRVYFEEHQQVMQGDILIELDDREYRAQLQSAEAAVEDAHAQLDVLTASIRAAELGTRVNQDQIKGAEARYWQQQQDIKRYRNLLQEEAVTGAEFEQVKARYEVAASDYSAAKNNLAANLAKIQELKARFALLKADVKKKDAALELAKLNLSYTVIRAPYSGRLGRKNILQGQQIQPGQPLVSIINEKEKWVTANFMETQVDEMYIGQPVEIRVDAIEDRVFQGRIVAIAGSTGSKFSLLPPDNSTGNFVKIVQRVPVKIEFADPEMSAVVPGMNVTVAVKKRQG